From Microcystis aeruginosa NIES-2549, a single genomic window includes:
- a CDS encoding ABC transporter permease produces MLKYFLRRLLFSIPTLLAISMVVFGILALAPGDPMGEFAANPAITEAVRENIRKSLGLDQPLPVRYVKWLLAFLQGDMGYSFTSRSPVFTLIWQRLPTTLWIVGIAYIFGVLIAFPLGVISAVKRYSWLDKIISTFSLLGFSLPTFVTGLLLIIIFSVQLNWLPSFYNSTLKISDFNSLIEQVKQSIMPITVLSLYQGAMLMRFVRSSVTEEIHQEYVKTALAKGLTNFSVLTKHIVRNALIPVVTLIALDIPSIFTGALVTEQVFRVPGIGALLIDSISRSDTPVVMAITFIYGILIVIFNLIADLTYSWLDPRVRY; encoded by the coding sequence ATGCTCAAATATTTTCTGAGAAGATTATTATTTTCGATTCCCACTCTTTTAGCTATTAGTATGGTGGTTTTTGGCATTTTGGCCCTAGCGCCGGGGGATCCGATGGGAGAATTTGCCGCTAATCCCGCTATCACCGAAGCGGTGCGAGAAAATATTCGCAAAAGTCTCGGATTAGATCAACCCCTTCCCGTGCGTTATGTCAAGTGGTTGTTAGCATTTCTTCAAGGAGATATGGGCTATTCTTTCACCAGTCGCAGCCCGGTTTTTACCCTCATTTGGCAGCGTTTACCCACAACCCTCTGGATTGTCGGTATTGCCTATATTTTTGGGGTTTTAATTGCTTTTCCTTTGGGCGTAATTTCAGCAGTCAAGCGCTATTCTTGGTTAGACAAAATCATCTCTACTTTTTCCCTGCTTGGCTTTTCTTTACCCACCTTTGTGACGGGATTATTATTAATAATTATCTTTAGTGTGCAGTTAAACTGGCTACCATCTTTTTATAACAGTACCCTAAAAATCAGTGATTTTAATAGTTTGATCGAGCAGGTTAAACAGTCAATTATGCCCATAACTGTATTAAGCTTATATCAAGGGGCGATGTTGATGCGTTTTGTGCGTTCTTCCGTAACTGAAGAAATTCACCAAGAGTACGTTAAAACTGCCTTAGCCAAGGGATTAACTAATTTTTCTGTCCTAACTAAGCACATAGTTCGCAATGCTTTAATCCCCGTTGTCACCCTGATTGCTCTCGATATTCCCTCAATTTTTACTGGGGCCTTAGTTACAGAACAAGTGTTTCGTGTGCCGGGTATCGGTGCTTTATTAATTGATTCTATTTCCCGCAGTGATACCCCCGTAGTGATGGCGATTACCTTTATCTATGGGATTTTAATTGTTATCTTTAACTTAATTGCCGATTTAACCTATAGTTGGCTCGATCCGCGAGTCAGATATTAA
- a CDS encoding peptide ABC transporter substrate-binding protein yields the protein MFKRSLFLPLLILSLSCTLVFSACRQQTANNPPATTNNNPETLKLLYWQAPTILNPHLSTGFKDSEASRITLEPLASFDEKGELVPFLAAEIPTIENGGVAQDGKSVTWKLKKDIKWSDGTPFTAKDVIATYNFITNPKTGSTSAGNYEIVKTVEAIDPHTVKITFKQVNPAWSLVFVGTEGMILPAHLYEKYSDETARQAPANLLPVGTGPYKVVEFKPGDTAVYEPNSFFREADKLGFQRIELKGGGDATSAARAVLQTQEADYAYNLQVEAKVLSDLEKAGRGQLISSFGSLIERVLFNLSDPNQVTPEGERSSIKFPHPFLSDVKVREALSLAVDRDTIATQLYGITGKTTPNFIVMPSEYNSPNTSYEFNLEKANKLLDDAGWKDSNGDGTRDKNGVEMKLVFQTTVNPLRQKTQEIIKQSLQAIGVGVELKTVDASIFFSSDPANDDTVEKFYADLQMYTTGNNSPDPKAYFKTFTCSEIPQKADGWAGDNYARYCNPEYDKLWQAFSQELNPEKRREIAIKMNDLLINNFVIIPLVHRADVVAISNSLSGFKLTPWDRNTWNIKDWKRSK from the coding sequence ATGTTTAAGCGATCGCTTTTCTTGCCCCTGTTAATTTTATCCCTTAGTTGTACGCTGGTTTTTAGTGCTTGTCGTCAACAAACAGCTAATAATCCCCCAGCAACGACCAATAATAATCCAGAAACTTTAAAACTTTTATATTGGCAAGCGCCGACGATTTTAAATCCCCATCTCTCCACGGGATTTAAAGACTCAGAAGCGAGTCGCATTACCTTAGAACCTTTGGCTAGTTTCGATGAAAAAGGGGAATTAGTTCCTTTTTTAGCGGCGGAAATTCCTACTATTGAAAATGGGGGAGTTGCCCAGGATGGCAAATCGGTGACATGGAAGCTAAAAAAAGATATTAAATGGTCAGATGGTACTCCTTTTACTGCCAAAGATGTCATCGCTACCTATAATTTTATTACCAATCCGAAAACTGGTTCTACTAGCGCTGGCAATTATGAAATAGTTAAAACTGTGGAAGCGATCGATCCCCATACAGTTAAAATAACTTTTAAGCAAGTTAATCCCGCTTGGTCATTAGTTTTTGTGGGAACAGAAGGGATGATTTTACCCGCTCATCTCTATGAAAAATATAGCGATGAAACAGCACGTCAAGCCCCTGCTAATTTATTACCGGTGGGAACTGGTCCCTATAAAGTGGTAGAATTTAAACCGGGAGATACGGCGGTTTATGAACCAAATTCTTTCTTTCGAGAAGCGGATAAATTGGGTTTTCAAAGAATAGAATTAAAAGGAGGAGGTGATGCAACTTCGGCGGCACGAGCGGTTTTACAGACACAGGAGGCGGATTATGCCTATAATTTGCAAGTGGAGGCTAAGGTTTTAAGTGATTTAGAAAAAGCGGGTCGGGGTCAGTTAATATCTAGTTTCGGTTCTTTGATTGAACGAGTTTTATTTAATCTGAGCGATCCTAATCAAGTTACTCCCGAAGGTGAGAGGTCTAGTATTAAGTTTCCCCATCCTTTTTTGAGTGATGTAAAAGTAAGAGAAGCTTTGTCGTTAGCCGTTGATAGAGATACTATTGCCACGCAGCTTTATGGTATTACTGGGAAAACAACTCCTAATTTTATTGTAATGCCATCAGAATATAATTCTCCCAATACTAGCTATGAATTTAATCTAGAAAAGGCTAATAAATTACTAGATGATGCGGGATGGAAAGATAGTAATGGTGATGGTACTAGGGATAAAAATGGGGTAGAAATGAAATTAGTTTTTCAAACCACTGTCAATCCTCTGCGTCAGAAAACCCAAGAAATTATCAAACAAAGTTTACAAGCGATCGGGGTAGGAGTAGAATTAAAAACTGTTGATGCCAGTATTTTCTTTTCTAGCGATCCTGCTAACGATGACACGGTAGAAAAGTTTTATGCTGACCTACAAATGTACACTACAGGTAATAATAGTCCCGATCCAAAAGCCTATTTTAAAACCTTTACCTGTAGCGAAATTCCCCAAAAAGCTGATGGTTGGGCCGGGGATAATTATGCTCGTTATTGTAATCCTGAATACGATAAATTATGGCAAGCTTTTAGTCAAGAATTAAACCCAGAAAAACGGAGAGAAATAGCAATTAAAATGAATGATCTGTTAATCAATAATTTTGTGATTATTCCCCTAGTTCATCGTGCCGATGTGGTGGCAATTAGCAATAGTTTGTCGGGGTTTAAATTAACTCCCTGGGATAGAAATACTTGGAACATCAAGGACTGGAAGCGTAGTAAATAA
- a CDS encoding DNA cytosine methyltransferase, whose product MKNQKRQAISLFSGAGGMDVGVRDAGFNILAEIEFDQHCCATLVANAETHGYNTKVIHADIRTIAPKQLLNDLFLKKGELDLLFGGPPCQSFSLAGKQRGLEDERGLLLFEIIRFAKELQPKVIFLEQVKGLLSSKGENNRRGEVFEKFLEELEAIDYTPKWRVIMAADYGVPQLRERLFVIATRGRNGFYFPERTHAPIEECNGLFSYKPYIGIGEVLNGLSEPDQKIKGKTVYDRADSHVDVTPPRDRERIAQVTEGSYLAAQTHLGEELRCGLSPKDTTKYLRLHRKRPSNTLRCGEIFYHPTESRYLTPREYMRIHGYPDSYILKGPIRSRTGSVPNLDQHRQIANSVPPPLAKAMALQIKGFLDEQNI is encoded by the coding sequence TTGAAGAATCAAAAGCGACAAGCCATCAGCCTTTTTTCAGGGGCAGGCGGCATGGACGTAGGTGTACGGGATGCTGGCTTCAATATTCTTGCAGAGATTGAATTCGATCAACACTGCTGTGCAACTTTAGTGGCTAATGCAGAAACTCATGGATACAACACAAAAGTCATTCATGCGGACATACGAACGATTGCTCCAAAGCAATTGTTGAACGATTTATTTTTAAAGAAGGGTGAGCTAGATTTGCTTTTCGGTGGTCCGCCTTGTCAATCCTTCTCTTTAGCAGGTAAACAGCGTGGTTTGGAAGATGAACGAGGACTGCTCCTTTTTGAAATAATTAGATTTGCGAAAGAGTTACAGCCCAAAGTAATTTTTCTTGAGCAAGTCAAAGGGTTGCTTTCCTCAAAGGGCGAAAACAATAGGCGCGGCGAAGTATTTGAAAAATTCTTGGAAGAACTGGAGGCTATAGACTACACACCGAAATGGCGCGTAATTATGGCAGCCGATTATGGTGTTCCTCAATTAAGGGAACGGCTTTTTGTTATAGCCACCAGAGGGCGTAACGGATTTTATTTTCCAGAGAGAACACATGCGCCTATAGAGGAATGCAATGGGTTATTTTCGTACAAGCCATATATCGGAATAGGTGAAGTCCTAAATGGATTGTCAGAGCCAGATCAAAAAATTAAAGGCAAGACTGTTTACGATAGAGCGGATAGCCATGTTGATGTAACTCCACCACGAGATCGTGAGAGAATTGCTCAAGTCACTGAAGGCTCTTATCTGGCAGCCCAAACCCACCTTGGGGAAGAACTCCGCTGCGGATTATCACCAAAAGATACAACCAAATATTTGCGTCTTCATCGAAAACGCCCATCAAACACATTGCGGTGCGGGGAAATATTTTATCATCCTACTGAAAGTCGATACTTGACTCCTAGAGAATATATGAGGATACATGGTTATCCTGACAGCTACATATTGAAGGGGCCAATTCGATCAAGAACAGGATCGGTTCCAAACTTGGATCAGCACAGGCAAATTGCTAATTCTGTTCCCCCTCCCTTAGCTAAGGCAATGGCACTCCAAATCAAAGGATTTTTAGATGAGCAAAATATTTGA
- a CDS encoding type II toxin-antitoxin system RelE/ParE family toxin: MIVSFKHRGLEQFFESGTTRGIQANHAQRIRLILARLSAATSPQDMNLPGLVLHELAGQRKGTWTVRVSGNWRITFTFDGVDACDVDLEDYH, translated from the coding sequence ATGATAGTCAGTTTCAAGCATCGAGGACTAGAGCAGTTCTTTGAGTCGGGAACCACCCGAGGCATTCAGGCAAATCATGCCCAACGAATTCGGCTGATTCTGGCTCGTCTCAGTGCTGCAACTTCACCGCAAGACATGAACTTACCCGGGTTGGTACTTCATGAACTGGCAGGGCAACGTAAAGGAACCTGGACGGTGAGAGTATCTGGAAACTGGCGGATCACTTTCACCTTTGACGGTGTTGATGCTTGTGATGTCGATCTTGAGGACTACCACTGA
- a CDS encoding HigA family addiction module antitoxin — protein MKMHNPPHPGEVLKELCLEPLNLTVTEAAEALGVSRKTLSAILNGRAGISPEMAIRLGKAFDTSPESWLNQQMQYDLWQAEQTIGNIKVKRLSVRSAIA, from the coding sequence ATGAAAATGCATAATCCACCACATCCTGGTGAAGTTCTTAAAGAACTTTGTCTCGAACCTTTAAATCTGACTGTGACTGAGGCTGCTGAAGCATTGGGTGTAAGTCGAAAAACCCTATCTGCCATCTTAAATGGTAGGGCAGGTATTAGCCCCGAAATGGCAATTCGCTTAGGGAAAGCTTTCGATACATCTCCTGAAAGTTGGCTCAATCAGCAAATGCAATACGATCTATGGCAAGCAGAGCAGACAATTGGCAATATCAAAGTCAAACGGCTATCAGTGCGATCGGCGATCGCGTAG
- the murB gene encoding UDP-N-acetylmuramate dehydrogenase, translating to MIKSSVSLADFTSYRVGGRAQWYAEPVNLEELREVFAWWQSQDLPLTVLGAGSNLLISDRGLPGLVLNTRHLRSSCFDAETATITAAAGEPLPKIAWRAAKRGWKGLEWAVGIPGTVGGAVVMNAGAHTSCVADRLVRVLVLNPDGQLETLSKEDLNYSYRSSSLQGDQRLVIEATFQLEATDNREEIMAITTHNLRHRKSTQPYDRPSCGSVFRNPKPQFAGALIEEMGLKGYQIGGAQVSELHANFILNIGSAKASDILRLIRHVQEQVFDRWSLWLEPEVKVLGEFDGI from the coding sequence ATGATTAAATCCTCTGTTTCTCTAGCTGATTTCACTTCCTACCGGGTGGGGGGAAGAGCGCAATGGTATGCCGAACCAGTTAATCTAGAGGAATTAAGAGAAGTGTTCGCTTGGTGGCAATCACAAGATTTACCCTTGACTGTTTTGGGGGCCGGTTCAAATTTACTAATCAGCGATCGAGGTTTACCCGGACTTGTTCTCAATACTCGCCATCTGCGATCGAGTTGTTTTGATGCCGAAACTGCTACGATTACAGCAGCGGCGGGGGAACCCCTGCCAAAAATAGCTTGGAGAGCGGCAAAAAGGGGCTGGAAGGGCTTAGAATGGGCGGTGGGTATCCCGGGTACGGTGGGGGGGGCTGTGGTCATGAATGCGGGCGCACATACCTCCTGTGTGGCGGATCGATTAGTGCGGGTGCTGGTATTAAATCCCGATGGTCAGTTAGAAACTTTAAGCAAAGAAGATTTAAATTATAGTTATCGCAGTTCTTCTCTGCAAGGGGATCAACGTTTAGTTATCGAAGCCACATTTCAGTTAGAAGCTACCGATAATCGCGAGGAAATAATGGCAATTACTACCCATAATTTACGCCATCGCAAAAGTACCCAACCCTATGATCGTCCTAGTTGTGGTAGTGTTTTCCGCAATCCTAAACCGCAATTTGCCGGGGCTTTAATTGAGGAAATGGGATTAAAAGGTTATCAAATTGGTGGGGCGCAAGTATCAGAATTACACGCTAATTTTATCCTGAATATTGGTTCAGCAAAAGCCTCGGATATTCTGCGTTTAATTCGCCATGTGCAGGAACAAGTGTTCGATCGCTGGTCCCTCTGGTTAGAACCAGAGGTGAAAGTTTTAGGGGAATTTGACGGGATTTAA